AGGTTTGAATTCAAATATGAAGTATAAGACTTTGGTTGTGGATTTGAACTTGAGTTTGAGTTTGAGTCACACGGTTTACACCAGACCAGAATATATTATGGTTTTTCGGTTCGGTTTggtctaaaatttttaaaacctaGATCGGATCGGAAactgtaatttaaaaaaaacagatcagaccatttagaccgtagaccaaaccaaatacttaaattacggtttgttCCGATTTGATTTACAATTTAGATCAAACTTTGATCGGCCCTAGTCAAAATAAGCATAGTTGACATCCTAATCATTTAAAGGAGTAGGCTAAGAAGACAACTAATCACATCATACAATTACTTTTCACATCATAATATCCCTCCTCATTtcataattgatatttttttctctttcaaaattaatatttctacatctatttcttttaaaattaatttaaaaacattttataCCACCTTTGTGTCATAACgtttgctatatttttaattacatcAGTTTCACAATATATGCTATATTGCTATATATTCACTCCTATCatgattaaatgttaattttattaatatttaacttttactcattccaTTTTCATATgtaatttacgaattttagtgttaaattttgactatgattttcaatcgatctacaaaaaaaaacatatttatgtggtatcttgttagatttgtttcaaaatatatactttctaaatatcaactttttagaatttttaaaaacttgcaatttacattatttgaTTTAAAGTTTACATTGAGATATACGGAAAAAAGCGAATGAGaagaacatttaaaaatagagggagtatagTTTTTAAAGAAGCATGATTAGAGATATTTACGATCTAAAAATCGATAAGTGTGCAAGACTAAATGAAACATTTCACATTTGGTTAGAATATTATATGAGGGAGCATGTCATAATAAAGGAATTAACTTATaaattgtcttatttattttattttatcttactTCATATcttattagtttttatatttttgtcatCATTAACTTTTATTCTATTTTACTATCAGTTCTTAATACTTGGTACAATGTCAAAATGATGTAATTATCATGTAATGGGTctagtataaaaaaaaatactacctATCTTTTGAGAGATCTTCTTTGTGGGAAACATCTCTTAAGTTCAACCCATTAAAACTTAATCCACTCAAttagtcaaaaaaaaatatgtgaaaAAAATAAGTCGTAGAAATTTGAGCAAATGCGTATCATGTTGTATTCTTATTCATCATACCATCATCATTTGTTTGCAATCTTTTAGTTATTCATAAAGGCACGTGACTGCCAACTCAGATTGAAAGCTACTTATGTACTCATAACACATCAAACTTTACCGAGACTTAATTCAGCTGCCATATATTCTCatttctatttaatttgcatttaatttgcatttaatttttattttgactcCTCACAAATATTTATATTCTCTTATTTTATTTACGGTCCATTTGATAGATGATAATAAagggtggtaatgaaaatgaaaaattaatataattttagttgaaaaatcttttggctACCTTAAAGGTCATACTTGtctaacttcaatcatcttattttctttataaaattcattccaatgcattatcattgggagatatggtattaggtggtaatgaaaatttataaacaaaaaaacttttttgtgatcaaagtttcattaccatgggaatgctatggaacttttgatgaatttttacaccataaatcattctcattatctccatttagtaccactaaccaaacagtATGTTAATATTTATCTTATCCACACACTGCAAAAGCGAATGTTCCAAAATCATGAGGACATATATAGAGTAGCAAAAATTtgtatcaattttcaatttattttgttctacttattttaaattatttttttttggaaattaacCCCACTAAGCCTGGCTGAATAACATGAACACCATGAGTTGTGATTCAGAGCCTCATCTTAGAATTGTCCACCATTAGAGCCATTATATTGCATTGAATAAAATTACTTGTATTGTACaatgttttaatattattattgatagtgttattgaccattcatttattgtttataattcatccataaaatgataaattaataccattttattaactCCATTCTCAAATTGTGAAAcaaaaccatatttaggtagaaattgattagtttaacgtcaaaattgattacaaataggtcaaaattgaaattttttatgttaattgatttgtttaaagtttactttaatttgaaattgatactctttaaggtcaaaattgatttctttaagattaaaattgaaacatgtccaaaaaataaaaaaaaaatgaaagtacGTGAGGTTGATACACACGCGAATTGGACCGGTCCACTCTTATCTCAATTTGAATCAATAATGAAAAAAGTAATTGGTTCAATGATTCCGTTTGAGCCTTTGACATATTTGAAAGTTTCCGGTAAAAGTAATTGGCTCAAGTTGAAACAATTAACTAattttaacaaaagaaataaaaatatgagCTTCGGGTAAATTTAATTCCTTAAATAAGTATCTTCATATCCAATCCTAAGGCCAGATATGTTCGTAGTTGCTAACGacgaacaaaaaaattggtcaaaattgtttgttcgcaATATGACTCATTTTGATTCACCGAATTGgtaaaaaaattacatcaacttttgtttgattcccaaataaaaactcaattatttttttgttttaataaacCTATCTCTTAGATATATTTACTAGAAATAAACTAAAGTATTGTTATAATCATCTTTAAAGCTTCAACCAActagaaataaataatagttgaaattatttataataattatactaaataaataaatttatttaaaaataaataatagttgaatTTAATTTCAACGGATAGagcaaaaattaatttattgtcCAAGTTTTGTGTGATTTCAAGtacttaaaattcaaaattgttgaaaattaaaattttgagacATTTTTAGATGCATGTATGTTGataaattataagtaattttaTGTAATATATCCTATGAAAGACCTTCAATTTACTTTGAATGAAAATACAATGGAATGTTTACTTTCCTTTTAGTTGCAATTggaaatatttttgttggttaATTAAAATCATGGAAGAGTTAAAAGGCCCATATTTCAATTTTTGTTCAAGGTCTCTCAAACATTCAAGACAACTCAAAATCCCATCTTATTTTAATCTAGAAcacatttataaatttatttaataggaGTATTTATTCTTTTCTATTATACTTgtaacatttgattttttacacaatttaatgtgttatttcgatcatttatatattcaattatacacatctaaaaattaaaaaaatataatgttataaAAGTACATAAATTTTCGTGAGAGAGTCTTTTTTTGGAaactatctctaattgtgtggtttattatatatttttaaaatattgtaaataagcattaagattgaagtaagtagccatttaagatattgaaaataggcataagcattaaggataatgtaattAGCCATTAAGGaaaatgtaagtaggcattaaaaatacggtaaatagacaataatctttaatgggttgggcttgagatacgtcttttaaagagacattctctgaaaaaaaaatagctaataaaagtatatgattagacgattcaaataagatcccacttgaatatgtttttcaaACACATTAGCCaccatatataatatatactccctcctatccaCCTTAGGagttccatttgacttttcacggattttaaggagagtcaaaagtgagactctaagggtaggaaaaagagtggtattatggattttttaatgtaaggaaggaaaattagtatgggtaatggagggtataattaaaaataggataaagttattaagagcataaaagtcaaaaattcataccaaaaataaaaatgagacaattaaggtgacttgaccataaaagaaaattggaCGCATAAGCTAAATAGAGGAAGTATAATataggaggaagtataatatagttgatgaataatttcaaaaacTAATGTATTCATCAAAAACCGAGCATTTACAAAAGGAAGAAGTAtcatttataaaattcattcttttcattttatatcaaattttcacgatttcttatatttttttaaaaaaatttgacaagTATATATCTCTTAAAAAATTTTCACATGTATGTATTGATTGTCAATGTGAATTCAAATAAATACAGACACATGCACAATACAATTTCCAACATCTGACTTGTAGAAaggataaaaaaacataaaagaaagaataatattttaaattacaaaatgACAAACACAAAAGACACCCAACTTTTTCAAGTATCTCAATTCACATCCACCTAATCCCaaatcaataacaattaaataaaaagaaataaaaataaaaataaatattacattgCTTTAATAAAATCAAATCCACCATGTTATTTACAGTCTCATTTCTAATTCTTTACACATTAATTAGAAATCAATATTAACTCCTAATTCTCCTTTTTATAATTCCAGAGACTGCAAATAACATTATGTTTTACACCAAAAAAAACACGAAAATTAAAACtttcctaaaataaataaattaaaataaaatataatggcGTCTTTATCATACATCGTGTATCCCGTCCATTAGAAATTATGACCGGGATTCCATCCTGCCCATTAAAATTTATGATCGGAAATTTGGATAGTTTTCTATGATCGGATCCCGCCCATTAGAAACTACGAAAGGGATCTTATTACGCTCATTAGAAACTATAAACGGGATTTTGATGAGaccaaagagaaaaaaaaaaaaaaaaaaaaacctaagaaAATAATTTGGTCCAAGATGGTCAAGGGAGAGATAGTGACAGAGTAGGGAAATTAACACACCTTTTAGAGAGAGAAACCACACAATCATCTTTAGGGCAAATTGTAGGACAAAAATTAAGATCATCACAACCATCAGAGCGATGTCgtttaaattcaattaaacttgaGAACATGGAGATGAACAATACCAGCAAATTCAGCGCGTATCTTTGTCCTACACATTGATGTCCACCAGCACCAAATACCAGGAAATTCCTCTTGTATAATTGttcttctcttctttcatcCGAGTAGAATCGATCCGGGTCGAATCGATCCGGGTCGATAAACCCTTGAAAAGACGATTCATAAACTGACGGAAAAATTAGGGTTCCTTTGGGGATTGTGTAATTTTCAGCGATTTTGAATTCCTCACGTGCCACGTGGGGTACTAGTGTCGCCGGAGCGCGGTACCTGACCACCTCACGCGCCACCGCTTGTGTGTATTTCATGGATATGAGCTGTTCGGGTGTGATTAAGGAATTGGATTCTGGGTTCCAGATTGATTCCACTTCTTCTCGAACTTTCGAGAGAACTTCTGGGTGGGAATCTAGTAAGGTGACGGCCCATAGTAGGGATGATGTAGACGCATCTTGTGCTGCAAATAGGAAGTCAAATACATGGGCGGCGATCTCACGGTTGCTACAATTTGGTGGTGGGTTTACCCATTCGGATCCGGATTCTCTTTCTTCTCGAACCATGTCTTGCATCCAGTAATCGACCAGACAATTGGGTTCTTCATCTGCCACCATTTTTGTTTTGCTCACTTCAACGCATTGACTCAGTGTAGTAACCAACCGATCCACGGCGAGTCGAGCATCTCGGAAGGCGAAACCCGGTAGGTCGATGGGTAACGCCATAACCCCCAAATTGAAGTAATTGTAATCTACTTTGAACTGTTCACGCGCTTCTTTATCCAAATACGGCCCAGCGAAAACATTCTGAGAAGTTTCTAGATTCATTTCTCTTGCGATTAACCGAAGCGAAACGGGTCTAGACCCGTTTACGGACAATTCCGTCCACTTTTTCAAATGCTTCAGAATCACAATCTGTTGAATATCAGAATAGGTAGCCAATGCTTTTGGTGTGAAATTGGGAGCGATTCGTCGGCGAAGATCTTTATGTTCTTGACCATATAAATAAATCATGTTATGctcaccaaacaatttcttccCAAAAGGATGACCGATAAGCTGAAACGCATCGGGTCGAACATTAGCGAAGATCTTGTGGCTCATTTCTGAATCTCTGATGAACAGCATGAACTTGCCGATGATGTAATTGGCGGATATTCCAAGGGGTGACGATTTGGCGTAGTCGGCTTGGACATCCCAGAACTTAGCTGGGTCTCGAACCAGGGATGAGACATTACCGAGGAAAGGAAACACCATTAATGGACCTGGAAGATTTGACTTCTTCTTTAGGTATGTGATTTGTTCGATTAAGATAAGCAATGCTATAAATGTTGCTAAATATGGAACTACCCATTTTAGAATAACCCAAATTTCAGATAACTGATACTCCATTTTAGATGGGTATGTATGAAATGGATTGAGATCTTGGTTGGATTAGTAACAAAATAATGGGTTAAATTCAGATTTTGTTCTTGAGATGAGAAAATCAAAAAGTGTACCTCTTGTTTTAGTACacttttttgaaatatttttcaaGGTTTTAGACTTTTCTCCATTTTGTGAGAAGTGgtaaaaagaaagagaaagccATTAGTGATGAGCGGGAAATGTTGAAGATAGAGAGCAAATCGAGAATCAAAGGTGGACTTACTGGACTAGTCTTAAATAGGGAGATTGGAGTATAGCATGAGCTTTATGGGCCACGGCTAGTGGCGTActcaaaaaattgtaaaaaataatttaacttttcaaTCTTTTGCCgtcaataattttattattgattattttaataattttatttttaatatgtatttgctCCCACATACATTATGGGTGAGGGAAGGGGTGGTGTTGAGGTGAATTAGGAGGTTGGGTATATTGGGAGAAAAAACGTACAAAAGGTtggattaataaaaaataatttaaagatgGGATTATTCAAAGCAAATGattaaaagttagattatttttgataattttttcgatatttataataagaaagattttaatTTGTCACTATATATACAGAAagagatactatgttataaattaagaatatttttttagatttataacataatatgttTTTCTATGTAGATAATAACTTTTACCATCATTTGTTTTTGTTAATGGTCACCTCATTTGAAATACTTGTACAACATTCTTATTGGTCATTTGTGTGCTCTTCACTAAGATTTCTAGTGCACTCTTCTTcaaaaatttgtttttgttttaaatttcgCAGAACCCATTGAATCCTCTCCTAGcgacatttttattattttaaatgtctacttaatacatacacttttttaattatatattaaaaatatattaatattatttataagaTCAACACGCACTATATATGAAATTTTTAAGCATATGTAGACGGAGGGTTGAAGAGGGCAATAGGGAATGATAGATTGATAATTGAAAGATGTACTTACATGTGCTATTAAAGACAACAGGGTGGGTGTGGTGTGGTCAGATATTGTGAGACAGCCTGCccttatttttactttaatcTTAGTTACCTCTCCAGGA
This genomic stretch from Amaranthus tricolor cultivar Red isolate AtriRed21 chromosome 9, ASM2621246v1, whole genome shotgun sequence harbors:
- the LOC130823996 gene encoding cytochrome P450 710A1-like produces the protein MEYQLSEIWVILKWVVPYLATFIALLILIEQITYLKKKSNLPGPLMVFPFLGNVSSLVRDPAKFWDVQADYAKSSPLGISANYIIGKFMLFIRDSEMSHKIFANVRPDAFQLIGHPFGKKLFGEHNMIYLYGQEHKDLRRRIAPNFTPKALATYSDIQQIVILKHLKKWTELSVNGSRPVSLRLIAREMNLETSQNVFAGPYLDKEAREQFKVDYNYFNLGVMALPIDLPGFAFRDARLAVDRLVTTLSQCVEVSKTKMVADEEPNCLVDYWMQDMVREERESGSEWVNPPPNCSNREIAAHVFDFLFAAQDASTSSLLWAVTLLDSHPEVLSKVREEVESIWNPESNSLITPEQLISMKYTQAVAREVVRYRAPATLVPHVAREEFKIAENYTIPKGTLIFPSVYESSFQGFIDPDRFDPDRFYSDERREEQLYKRNFLVFGAGGHQCVGQRYALNLLVLFISMFSSLIEFKRHRSDGCDDLNFCPTICPKDDCVVSLSKRCVNFPTLSLSLP